The Primulina huaijiensis isolate GDHJ02 chromosome 12, ASM1229523v2, whole genome shotgun sequence genome has a window encoding:
- the LOC140989508 gene encoding uncharacterized protein isoform X2, translated as MAALAPGILLKLLNGLNTGVKPTSEHRSSLLQVTDIVPADLDEKILLPKHGFYIKISDSSHSIYASLPFDQDDLVLSNKVQLGQFIYVDKLEPGSPVPVVKGIKPIPGRHPLVGTPEPLMGLRQKGEKAGQKTNGKSSSCQRRGSWGKGPNGSEVLESPRSLKPVPLDFDQCTPMKERPHSAVKFADNFQMSPMIRGKTMRDGSAVRSSVGGALLSKMTEAKAELPIIRKSFAFSSVSKFPRSKSVCDRDQMISMSPLNISEKKSSTPPPRLRNAIPTAFPPIGGSSENNSKSKMISNSPFKSSYSNFTDDTSLHFNLPGKLSILGKEAVQQRETAQKIALQALRDASATENLVRSLKMFSNLTRSAKPDAPESCFNQFLDFHNQIVQVVAEIVEDEEGDSTVLHEIVPNSMNQRNSESNASKRRADLYKSIAAFPERIEQTPILGKHLKSSTINQKVNLDRKGAFTAMESANECDENKKPALSCSLSNTIKLGRQVETEAGNWFMEFLEDALEKGMKKSKGGAEMHDRKFPQSLILKVINWLEMEQSDRSKRPVHPRAAQVARKLRIKMKNP; from the exons atggcGGCTTTGGCACCCGGGATTCTGTTGAAGCTGTTAAATGGGTTGAATACAGGGGTTAAGCCCACAAGTGAGCACAGGAGCTCCCTTCTGCAGGTCACGGATATTGTGCCTGCAGATTTGGATGAAAAAATTCTTCTGCCGAAACATGGTTTTTACATCAAGATATCCGATTCTTCACATTCCATTTACGCGAGCCTGCCTTTTGATCAAGATGATCTTGTTCTGAGCAACAAAGTGCAACTGGGGCAGTTCATTTATGTGGATAAGTTAGAACCTGGGTCGCCTGTTCCGGTGGTTAAAGGGATTAAACCGATTCCGGGAAGGCACCCTTTGGTGGGTACACCTGAGCCATTAATGGGGTTGAGGCAAAAGGGGGAGAAAGCAGGACAAAAAACCAATGGAAAAAGTTCATCATGTCAAAGGAGGGGTTCTTGGGGGAAAGGGCCTAATGGAAGTGAAGTTCTTGAATCGCCAAGAAGTTTGAAGCCAGTTCCATTGGATTTCGATCAATGCACACCCATGAAAGAGAGGCCTCATAGTGCAGTGAAATTTGctgacaattttcaaatgtcaCCTATGATAAGAGGGAAAACGATGAGGGATGGAAGTGCGGTAAGATCTTCTGTTGGGGGCGCTCTCTTGTCTAAAATGACAGAGGCGAAGGCTGAACTACCCATAATTCGGAAAAGTTTTGCCTTCAGTTCCGTGTCTAAGTTTCCTAGGAGCAAGAGCGTATGTGACCGAGACCAAATGATATCCATGAGCCCTTTAAACATATCT GAAAAAAAGAGCTCAACGCCACCTCCAAGACTGAGGAATGCGATTCCAACTGCATTTCCCCCCATTGGTGGAAGTTCAGAGAATAACTCAAAATCAAAGATGATTTCAAATTCACCATTTAAGTCTAGTTATTCAAATTTCACAGATGACACCAGCCTTCATTTCAACTTACCAGGAAAGCTTAGCATCCTTGGAAAG GAAGCAGTTCAACAGCGAGAAACAGCACAGAAGATTGCACTTCAAGCACTTAGAGATGCTTCAGCCACTGAAAATCTTGTTCGATCTCTCAA GATGTTTTCAAATTTGACCAGATCAGCTAAACCCGATGCCCCGGAAAGCTGTTTTAACCAGTTTCTTGATTTCCACAACCAGATTGTTCAAGTCGTTGCCGAAATAGT GGAAGATGAAGAAGGGGACAGCACTGTTTTACATGAAATAGTGCCTAATTCAATGAACCAACGGAACTCAGAATCAAATGCATCGAAAAGAAGAGCTGACCTTTACAAATCCATAGCAGCTTTTCCCGAAAGAATCGAGCAAACGCCTATCTTGGGAAAGCATTTGAAATCATCCACAATCAACCAAAAAGTGAACTTGGATAGAAAGGGAGCCTTTACAGCCATGGAATCTGCAAACGAGTGCGACGAGAACAAAAAACCAGCTTTATCTTGTAGTTTATCCAACACTATCAAACTGGGGAGGCAGGTTGAAACTGAAGCAGGAAACTGGTTCATGGAGTTTTTAGAGGACGCATTGGAAAAGGGTATGAAAAAGTCGAAAGGAGGGGCGGAAATGCATGATAGGAAATTCCCACAATCACTTATATTGAAGGTGATAAATTGGCTAGAAATGGAGCAGAGTGATAGAAGTAAGAGGCCAGTGCATCCAAGAGCCGCACAGGTTGCAAGAAAGTTGAGGATCAAGATGAAGAACccttga
- the LOC140989508 gene encoding uncharacterized protein isoform X1 codes for MAALAPGILLKLLNGLNTGVKPTSEHRSSLLQVTDIVPADLDEKILLPKHGFYIKISDSSHSIYASLPFDQDDLVLSNKVQLGQFIYVDKLEPGSPVPVVKGIKPIPGRHPLVGTPEPLMGLRQKGEKAGQKTNGKSSSCQRRGSWGKGPNGSEVLESPRSLKPVPLDFDQCTPMKERPHSAVKFADNFQMSPMIRGKTMRDGSAVRSSVGGALLSKMTEAKAELPIIRKSFAFSSVSKFPRSKSVCDRDQMISMSPLNISEKKSSTPPPRLRNAIPTAFPPIGGSSENNSKSKMISNSPFKSSYSNFTDDTSLHFNLPGKLSILGKEAVQQRETAQKIALQALRDASATENLVRSLKMFSNLTRSAKPDAPESCFNQFLDFHNQIVQVVAEIVSIQAATAATEMAKKSRAEPREDEEGDSTVLHEIVPNSMNQRNSESNASKRRADLYKSIAAFPERIEQTPILGKHLKSSTINQKVNLDRKGAFTAMESANECDENKKPALSCSLSNTIKLGRQVETEAGNWFMEFLEDALEKGMKKSKGGAEMHDRKFPQSLILKVINWLEMEQSDRSKRPVHPRAAQVARKLRIKMKNP; via the exons atggcGGCTTTGGCACCCGGGATTCTGTTGAAGCTGTTAAATGGGTTGAATACAGGGGTTAAGCCCACAAGTGAGCACAGGAGCTCCCTTCTGCAGGTCACGGATATTGTGCCTGCAGATTTGGATGAAAAAATTCTTCTGCCGAAACATGGTTTTTACATCAAGATATCCGATTCTTCACATTCCATTTACGCGAGCCTGCCTTTTGATCAAGATGATCTTGTTCTGAGCAACAAAGTGCAACTGGGGCAGTTCATTTATGTGGATAAGTTAGAACCTGGGTCGCCTGTTCCGGTGGTTAAAGGGATTAAACCGATTCCGGGAAGGCACCCTTTGGTGGGTACACCTGAGCCATTAATGGGGTTGAGGCAAAAGGGGGAGAAAGCAGGACAAAAAACCAATGGAAAAAGTTCATCATGTCAAAGGAGGGGTTCTTGGGGGAAAGGGCCTAATGGAAGTGAAGTTCTTGAATCGCCAAGAAGTTTGAAGCCAGTTCCATTGGATTTCGATCAATGCACACCCATGAAAGAGAGGCCTCATAGTGCAGTGAAATTTGctgacaattttcaaatgtcaCCTATGATAAGAGGGAAAACGATGAGGGATGGAAGTGCGGTAAGATCTTCTGTTGGGGGCGCTCTCTTGTCTAAAATGACAGAGGCGAAGGCTGAACTACCCATAATTCGGAAAAGTTTTGCCTTCAGTTCCGTGTCTAAGTTTCCTAGGAGCAAGAGCGTATGTGACCGAGACCAAATGATATCCATGAGCCCTTTAAACATATCT GAAAAAAAGAGCTCAACGCCACCTCCAAGACTGAGGAATGCGATTCCAACTGCATTTCCCCCCATTGGTGGAAGTTCAGAGAATAACTCAAAATCAAAGATGATTTCAAATTCACCATTTAAGTCTAGTTATTCAAATTTCACAGATGACACCAGCCTTCATTTCAACTTACCAGGAAAGCTTAGCATCCTTGGAAAG GAAGCAGTTCAACAGCGAGAAACAGCACAGAAGATTGCACTTCAAGCACTTAGAGATGCTTCAGCCACTGAAAATCTTGTTCGATCTCTCAA GATGTTTTCAAATTTGACCAGATCAGCTAAACCCGATGCCCCGGAAAGCTGTTTTAACCAGTTTCTTGATTTCCACAACCAGATTGTTCAAGTCGTTGCCGAAATAGTGTCCATTCAAGCAGCAACTGCTGCTACTGAAATGGCAAAAAAATCTCGTGCAGAACCCAGGGAAGATGAAGAAGGGGACAGCACTGTTTTACATGAAATAGTGCCTAATTCAATGAACCAACGGAACTCAGAATCAAATGCATCGAAAAGAAGAGCTGACCTTTACAAATCCATAGCAGCTTTTCCCGAAAGAATCGAGCAAACGCCTATCTTGGGAAAGCATTTGAAATCATCCACAATCAACCAAAAAGTGAACTTGGATAGAAAGGGAGCCTTTACAGCCATGGAATCTGCAAACGAGTGCGACGAGAACAAAAAACCAGCTTTATCTTGTAGTTTATCCAACACTATCAAACTGGGGAGGCAGGTTGAAACTGAAGCAGGAAACTGGTTCATGGAGTTTTTAGAGGACGCATTGGAAAAGGGTATGAAAAAGTCGAAAGGAGGGGCGGAAATGCATGATAGGAAATTCCCACAATCACTTATATTGAAGGTGATAAATTGGCTAGAAATGGAGCAGAGTGATAGAAGTAAGAGGCCAGTGCATCCAAGAGCCGCACAGGTTGCAAGAAAGTTGAGGATCAAGATGAAGAACccttga
- the LOC140990696 gene encoding methyl-CpG-binding domain-containing protein 9-like, translating to MVYFIPNKCTNLSNPALSLASTRINKAGLAEIPSDLRSWQPNSNNEASALEEGSGVRRMKYILMSEGVQISTMKDNNSSELGVSKSNIVHESSLRPLAGRASEVLRFLKTILVDIDDALPEDALRNSRTNQEKRRALRAFVKAAKTIYEMVQALAIKSEYLHTDWWYWSSPSTG from the exons ATGGTGTACTTTATACCAAACAAGTGCACTAATCTCAGCAATCCTGCCTTGAGTTTGGCCTCCACGAGAATAAATAAGGCCGGTTTAGCAGAAATACCCTCAGATTTGAGAAGTTGGCAGCCAAATTCTAATAATGAAGCCAGTGCTTTGGAAGAGGGCTCTGGTGTCAGaagaatgaaatatatattgatGAGTGAAGGGGTTCAAATTTCTACCATGAAGGATAACAACAGCTCAGAACTTGGGGTATCAAAAAGCAATATAGTTCATGAATCTTCGTTACGACCATTAGCAGGCAGAGCTTCTGAAGTTCTTCGGTTTCTCAAGACTATTTTGGTTGATATTGATGATGCTCTACCTGAAGATGCTTTAAGAAATTCGAGGACAAATCAAGAGAAAAGACGTGCATTGCGTGCATTTGTTAAAGCTGCGAAAACAATTTATGAG ATGGTTCAAGCTCTTGCAATTAAAAGTGAGTACTTGCATACCGATTGGTGGTATTGGTCATCCCCGTCAACTGGCTAA